The genomic interval TTGACTGACCGTATAATACGAATGATACCTTTCTAATAGGTGGGTGTCTTTATTTATATTTAGGAGAATTATTTAGATATGGAAATATATGTAAGGATAGTAGAGGTTACAACTAAAGTCGTAAAAAGGATAGACCTAATTTACGAGGCAATTCATTTTACATAATGTTATCCTCGACTATAAGGGGATAATCTAATTACTTTCTTTGGTAATAAAATACGCTATTACTTGTAAATTGGCTTTTACTAGTTTGGAGGTAAGGGTTATGAACAATGCTAAATTGATTGATAATGTTTTAGGTTTTCTTTCGGTAAAAAGAGGTGATGTCAATCTAGAGTTATTAAACAAGCTAGTAAGGAATCACCAAATGAAAGTTAAATGGGAAACACTTTCAAAAATAATTGATTGGGAAAAGGGAGAACGTACTGGTGACTTTTTACCTTCCGTCGAGACTTATTTTGAACGTGTCATAGAAAAAGGGATGGGAGGTACTTGCTGGACACATTCTTTAGGGTTTCACTGGCTTCTTTCAAAGCTTGGATTTTCAGTTCATTATGTTTATATGGATCCAGGACATTTATGTTTACGTGTAGATCTAGACACAGCATATTATATAGATGTTGGCTATTGTGCTCCTTTGTTTCAGTCATATCCAATGTTTGAATCTTTTCAGGTATTAGATGGGAGAGAACAATTTAATTACGTTGTTTCTAATGAAATGATAAAAGTTGAAAGAAAACCAGGGCCTACTAAGACTTTGAATCCAGAACCAGTTGTATTACGAGATTTACAACATATAATTAAACGTTCTAATGATTGGCAGGCTTCTCCTGTTTTAAGAGAGATACAAGTTTATGGTTATATTGATGGTGTTCCTACCCATTTGAAAAATAACATTATTAAACAATATTTCAAGTATGGAAAAATAGAGTGTGAACTAAATGAAGAAGAAAGAGAAGAATGGATAATAGGTCGTTTTGGAATTGATAAATCCATATACCTTAATGCCCTTAGTGTGTATAAAGAAATGATGAAATAGATTTGAAACTTCTTAATTCAACTAAGTTTATTTGAAATAAATACGATTGTACTCTTAGTCAATAATGTTAAATTAATGTTTTCACTATATATATTGAACGTTCACAATAGGGTTCACTTTAGTAATAGAGGAGATGATTGTGTACAGTAAGAATACTTCTGTGTAGTTTAAGATTTAATTCAGGACAATGGACAATTTTATACATTTTATAAACATTAACAAACACTCAAATAATAAAATTAGGAGGGATTTAATGTTTCCAGGGACTTTATATGAAACTCACGTTAAAACAAAAAACCTAGATAAGGCCATTTCTTTTTACAAAAAATTAGGAATGGATCTGGCGTATACTATAACAGATCGAAGGGTTGCCTTTTTTTGGTTTGACAAAAATCATAAAAAAGAGCAGATGCTAGGTGTTTGGGAGGTATCAGATGTTGATTTCAATAAGAGCCACTTTGCGTTCAGAATTAGCTATGAAGATATGTTGAATGCACGAGAATGGCTCCTTGATCGTAGAATTAGTCCAAGGGCTGCCTTTGGACTTGAGTCAACGGAACCTATCGTCCATACGTGGGTACCCACAGCAAGCCTTTACTTTTATGATCCAGATGGTAACTCATTGGAATTTTTGTGTCTGCTTCCTGAAAAGAAAAAGGTAAGTAATGATGTGATGTATTTAAGTGAATGGGAACAGATTAGTCTTGAATGAAATTAATCACTTCATTTTCAGTTGTTTAATGTTTATAAAATGGTGTAAATCTGAAAAAAAGATGGACCGTGTAAAGTAAATTATAGTAATAAGATTTCTAGCTAACTAGTTGATAATAATAAAACTAAAAATACATTCCTAATCTACATAGCTTTAAAAAATTAAAAGGAGGTCATTCATATTTCTATAAAACAATATTTATATAAGCTTAGCTTAATACCTACTCTATTAGACGAAGAGATTTGGACTGAAAGAGAACATGGTATTATACAAGAACATTTCGACATGCTACAGCGGTTACTTGAAGTAGGAAAGGTGTTATTAGCAGGGAGAACTCTTAACATGGATTCATCGGGTTTTGGCATTGTCATCTTAGAGGTAGCATCGGAGGATGAAGCGAAAAAAATTATGAAAGAAGACCCTGCTGTTAAGGAGAACATCATGACAGCAGAGCTGTTTCCATATCGAGTAGCCTTATATAGAAATAAATAACGAGTTTATTACGTTGAAAAACAACAAATCATTGCTATTTGTTCAAACAATACATTTTTCTATATGAGCCCAATTAATGAACAATACTTTAATTATAGATATTTATTTAGAGTGTTGTTACAAAAGAGATGTAGTTAAAAGCTAAGTACTGTTTTAGTACAAATCATTTTACAACATATGAGTTCATATACTAAATCATCATTAATAAAAATGGACTGTATGATGAGTTTTATGGATAGCTCAATAATTATAAAGGAAAATGCCCTGAACCAAGATTTATATACGTGCTTATATCTAATAACGAAAAACAAATCAATGCGAAAACAGCCTAAATAAAAATGAGGAAATATGGAACTAGAGTTATCTAATGCTATATGGTTATTCGTTGTAATATTTATGCTCCATGATTTTGAAGAGATTATTACAGTTGAACAATGGTCGAATAAATATCAACATAAAGTAACTGGGAATAATATTTGGATCAAAAAAAAGATACGGCAATTTTGGAACTTAAACTCTAATACTTTTGCAAAGAGAGATGTCATTATTTTCATCATGATGTGTAGTATTACATTTATCAAAATTCAGTTTTTACATAGCTCATGGAGCTCAATTTTGTATTTGTCATTTGTAGTTTTTGTTTTAATACATAACATTGCCCATGTTTTGCAAACGTTGGTACTTAAAGCATATACTCCAGGGCTATATACAGCTATCCTTCTAGTAACCCCTTATACTATTTACCTTCTAGGTCGTATGTTATAGAAATATTATTGATTTTTTTACTTCATGAGCATGTTCATACTTTATTCACGCTTACACTTTGTATGTATTTTATTAAAAACTAGGACTGAAAGATGATTTTATCTGACTACCAATATTACCGTGATTATTCCCTAGTGATGAGCAAATAATATATGAAAAATGTGAAAAACTTAAAGCCGACATTTCTTATTTTCTATTGTAAGAAATTAGGTTTTTTATTTTTTTTTCATCATTTAAGAAAATACCTGATCCTATTTAATACAGAGATTAGTTGTTACAGTAGTATGCAACCCCAAAAGTTGAGTAGTATGATCTATTTCACTATAAAAAACGCAATGAACTTTAATGAAAATACTTAAGAAGGAATTGAAATTTATACAGGAGATTTACAATATAATTTTCGTGGTTAACACCATAAAAATCGTGGTAATATTAATATGTGAGTGTAATGTATTCTAACATCCAGAAAGGACGATGAGGGGAATGGATAGACTAATAAAGAAATTATTAATTGTTACATTAATCTTCGCAATAGTTTCACCTTCTTTTCAAACAGGGTTTGCAGCTACACAAGGGGAAGTAGTAATAAACGAAATAGCTTGGATGGGCACCAATGTAAGTAGTAATGACGAATGGGTTGAATTATACAATAACACAAACACAACAATATCAATTGACGGTTGGACATTAAGTTCCACTGATGGTACACCTACAATACATTTAAATGGGGATATTTCACCTAATGGATATTTCCTTTTAGAGAGAACGGATGATAGTACAGTTTCAAATGTAGTGGCTGATATTGTTTATACAGGAGCTTTAAGTAATACAAGTGAAATTTTAGAGTTAAGAGATGACCAAAATAACTTAATAGACCTAGTAGATAATTGGTATGCTGGTGATAGTAGTACAAAGGCTACGATGGAAAGAGTTGATTCAACAGTTAGTTCAATTGCTTCAAATTGGAAGAGCTCTACTACGGCTTATAATGAAGGTTTTGGAACACCAAAGCAAAAGAACTCGATTGTAACAACTGAACCATCAGGTTGCAATGCTACTGATGAGCAATTAAACAATGTTTCTAATGAGATAGGTGCTATTAATGTTTATTTTAATAAATGTGTAAATATAGAAGATGCAATTACTGGGAATCTAGCAAACTACAATGTTAATTTAGAAAACAGATTGATTCAACGCTTAAATGAGGCTACAACGAGCATAGATATGGCAGCATATGAAATTAATTTACCTAGAATCGTAGATACTTTGATTGGAAAAGCTGCTGAAGGAGTAGATATTAGGTTTATTGCAGACTCTAAAGATAGTGATGACCCGAACAACCTAGAACGTTTCCAAACAATGAGGTTGTATGTAGAGAAAATGGTTAGAGGACTAGATGGAGTAATTGGTACACCAGATGATATACGTGTATTTTCAGATTCACCAATGTTTGTTGTTGAGGACCTAGTCAGGAGAGCTGAATTTGGTTTACCTTCTGATTTTACCGACTTTCCGGAAGTAACAGTTCAAGTTGGAAATACAAATGAAACTGGCTATTTATTCGTAGAAGCTGAACAAAAAGATATTAACTCATACTACTCTCCAAATACTCAAATGCACAACAAATTTGCAGTGGTGGATGATAGTTGGGTGTTTACAGGCAGTTGGAATTATACTGTTACCGGTTTATATGGTACAGAGGAAAATATGCAAAATGGTATCTTAGATGGAAATCAACAACATGTAGTTGAAGTGAATAGTTCAGAACTGGCAAGTATTTATGAAGTTGAATTTAATGAAATGTGGGGGAGTACATCACTTAACCCAGATCCAGTGAATGCTAATTTTAATACTCGGAAAGCGGATAATACTACTCATAGTGTGAATATAAATGGAAAAACGATAGAAGTCTATTTTTCATCTGGTGATAATGCATTAGGACGCGTTCAAAATATTATTAAGAACGAGGCAGATCACAGTGCCTACTTTACAATTTTTGCTTGGAGTGATCAATCTATTCTAGATGAACTGAAATATAAATGGGAAGGTTCTTATGCTGATTTAGCCGGTTCATTAACCGGATTCGATGTTAAAGGCGTCTTTGATTCGAGTTATTGGAATCAGTGGTGGTCAGCAAGTGTCGATATGACAGGTAGAACTGCAACACAGTCAAGTGTAGGAAATCCAAATACTCGTTGGGCAAATCCTGCACCAGTTTATCAAGACAATGAATCCAGAAAACTACACAGTAAAACAATGTTGATTGATGCTAATTCTACAAGTGACCCTACTGTGATTATTGGTTCAACCAACTGGAGTGAGAACGGTAACAATGTGAATGATGAGAATATGCTTATTATTCACGACGAAGCGATTGTAAATCAATTTCTTCAAGAATTCAATGCGCGCTACGAAAATGCGAGTGGATTTTAACTTATAAGCCTTGTTTCTTAAACGATTTTGCTACTGAAATTAAATTAGATTATCAAGATAAAGTTATTTAAGACTTTCATCGTTTTACAGAAGAAAAGTTGAGTATCTTAGTAGCTAAAACAATTATTGGATAAAGTATAATTGCCCTTGTAGAAGATAAGAAATTTTTATCTACTATAAGGGTATTCGATTATATATGATCATAGGGAAACTATAATATACAAACAGTTATCATGTGGATGTCATTATTTTATTTTCCGTTACATGCAATCACATATGATTTTACAAGTTGAGGTTAGCACCTAATTAAAAAGTACGATCTTTTGAGAACTACACATAAAAATTCGGTTAACATATGTGCATCATACTATACTTTATTCTAATTTCAAACACTTTCATATGGCTTAACAAACAATTTAATTAGGAGGACATACGCTATGATAGGTATTTTAGGAGGGATGGGACCAAAATCTACTGGTCCCTTCATTGATAATGTGGTTGAACAGTGTCAAAAAATATATGGGGCGACATACGATATTGATTTTCCTCACATGATGATCTATTCGTGTCCAACCCCATTCTATATTGATAGACCTATTAATCATGAGGAAATGGCAAAAACTATTATTAATGGTGCAAAAAAACTAGAAACTACAGGTGTGGATTTTATTGCAATACCCTGTAATACAGCACACCTTTATTTTAGCAAGTTGAAAGAATCCATTTCAGTACCCATACTTAACATGATTGATGAGACTATTAAAGAAATACCCATTAACACGAGGAAAGTAGCACTGTTAGCTACTGCTCCCACAATTCAATCTGGTTTATATGAGCAGACTTTTTCTCTAAATGATGTTGAGTATGTTCACAAAAACAGTTGGCAAACTTGTGTAAATCAAATTATTTCAGCTGTGAAATCAGGTGAAATTAGTGATGGAGCTCAATTGTGGAGTAAGTTATGTTGGGAATTAAATGAGGCTGTAGATACAGCTATCCTAGCATGTACAGACTTAAACATAGTGTCACACCAAATACCAAACGATAACAATATTACTATTGTTGATTCATCAGATTGTCTGGCTCGTGCTGTTGTAAACAAGTACTTATCACTTTCAAACCCTTCGTAAAAAATACCAATTTATAATAAGGAAAAAGCTCTGCTTCTAGACCTAATTAAAGGGGGAGAGTATATTATTTACTATGTTGGTTATTTATTGATTACAAAGGCTCTTTTCGAAGGCTTTGTTGATATTGTTATTATAAATGGACAGTAAGATGTGGTTGCCCAAAATCCAAGAAGATTATAATAAGGGTATACGTGCTTATGTCTTAGTATACAAAAAGCATTAATCAGGGCGATAACAGCCAAATGAAAATAAACAAAAATAATAGAGGTAATATATGATTTTGAATACGGTAGATGAAAGAGTATATTTGAAGTTAATAGAAATGAAGGATGCTGACAAGGTTTTTGAGTTAACTCATAACTCAAGAAGCTATTTACGAAAGTGGCTACCTTGGGTTGACACTACTACTGGAATTGAGGACACAAAAGCATTTATTCGGTCATGCATAAGTAAATATGATGAAGATAAACATATGATAATGATGGTTATATTGTATAAAGAAGGTGTCGTTGGAGTAGCAGGTTATAACCAAATCGATTGGCTAAATAAAACAGCTTATATCGGTTATTGGTTAGACGAAGAATGCCAGGGATTCGGCATAATGACAAAGGTAGTTAAAGCATTAACAAATTACGCTTTTACAGAAGCTGGATTAAAAAAGGTTGCAATTAGACCAGCTGAAAATAACGAAAAAAGTAGAGCAATTCCAGAAAGATTAGGGTTTATAGAGGAGTGTAGAGTTAGGGATGCAGATTGGATTTATGATCATCCTATAGATCATATAGTTTATAGTATAACGGAAAAAAGCTGGAATAATTAAACTATTATTGACTAATTGCTGTCTAACGTAATTAATGAACAAAGGAGTTCAACTGGAGAAATTGTGTATATTTATAAAATCTTGAAGCAAAATACAAAGTAACAGGAGTTCCACCTATGATACTCCTGCAGGCACTCTCTGGCCATGGAGTGCCTATTTTAGTTTGAGGAACAATCCATTAGGAAACGGGTTGTCTTATAATACATTCTTTTGGTCAAATAACGTTTTTTCCTATTTTACTTTTTTAAGGTACTTCGTTTTATATAGAGCAATTACTTTTTATAGTAATTTAAAATGATCAATTTCTATCCTTCATATAGAATATTAGAAAAGTCTAATGACAATTATTGGTTAATAAAAAAATGAGACTTTTTACTTAAGTTGGCAGTCTTATTAGTGCGATTGAAATTTCATTAAGGAAGTGAGAGTATGGCCATTGGTTTTAGAAATAAAAAATCAAATAAAGAGATGGAGGATAGATTTCTTTATTTGATTAACAACAACCAAGAAAAAATGTATAAAATTGCATATAGCTATGTCAAAAATAAAGATGATGCTTTAGATATCGTTCAAGAGACAGTTTATAAAGCTTATATTTCATATGATAAAGTCAAAAAAGCACAATATGAAAACACTTGGTTAACGAAAATCTTAATAAATGTATCTATTGATTTTATAAAAAAGAATAAAAGAGTCGTATCAATAGATACGAACTTTATTGAAAATTTAAGTGATTCAAGGAAAGACCTTGTTCACGAACAAATAGTTGTAAGAGAAGCTTTACAAAAATTAAATGAAAAACAAAAAACCGTAATAATATTAAGATATTTTGAAGATATGAAGCTGGAGGAAATTGCTAAAATATTAAACTTACCAGTTAGTACGATAAAATCCACTCTTTATAGAGCTTTAAAAGAAATGAATATTAATTTAAAGGAGTAGAGGATATGGATAAAAAAATGTTGTCTGATTTACAAAAAGAATATCAAGAGATCCGAATTCCAACAGAGCTTAATCATATAGTGCAAATGGGTATAGAAAGAGGCAGAACAAAAAAGACAAAAAATAACACAAATATGATCTTTAAAATCTGTGCTAGTTTTTCTGTAGCTTTAATATTATTTATCGCTGCTGTTAATGCATCACCAACGTTCGCAAATATACTGAAAGATATTCCTTATGCAGGAAAATTAGTTAAGATCCTTCAATTCAATGATGGTAAGTCCGGCGGTGGTTTTATTACAGATGGAACAGATATAAGTACAATAGACTCCTTTGAAACAGATGGGTATGAGAATATTTTTATAAACTTCTCACAAGGTGATGAATTACAGGAAAATGTAGGAGCTTTTAAAGTTAGGTATGATGAAAATCCATATACTATGACTTTTGAGATAGGTGGCGCTAGAAGATTTTCAGCTGCTGAAAACTTTGAAAAGATACTAGAAAATAATTATGTGAAAGATATTTATACAATTATTACTTTAGATGATTCTACCATTAGATTTGTTATTGAATTTGAAAAGCCTATTGAATATATAGTAGAAGAAAGAGAAGCCCCTGCAAGCATAGTAATAATGTTTAAAGAAGATAAAAACTTTGAGGAAAAGAAGACTTATTCATTAAGAACAGAGTCTTACCCTAATGGACCAACTATTGGTACCTTAGAAGAGGAGTTTTTCGTTAAAGATGAAACACGCATCCTTAAAGATGTGGATGGTCTGTTTTTTGTAGAAATCCAGTCCTTTGATTCTAAAGAAGAAGCAGAAAAGAAATTAGAAACATTAACTAAATTAACAGATAAAGCGATACTAATTGAAGAAAAAATAGGTGGAACCGATTCACAAAGCTATCCAGCAGAAATAAATAATAAAAACTAAATATAATAAGATTAATTGTGAAAGTTCACCTGGCGAAAAAATCAATATCGTAACTGTTTCAATAGATGTGAAGGGTACAAAAGTAATACGGAAATTGTTGACGAACGGTAAATATATATAAATGACTTTACCTACTAAATTCATAACAAGGATATATCACACATTATTAACCATGCAAGATTTCAGGATATCTTAATCATAATTAAAGAGCTATTGTTACAGGAATGTTAGCATGCAAATTTATGAAATAATAGTCAACTTAAAGTCTTCTCATGTATTTTATTTCTTCCAACTTCATTTAAAGATAAACTAACCTCCCCGTTTATATCTTAAGATGATAGAATCAATGTGAAAATAGCAGCATAAGAAGAAGCTAGCCTAAAAAGAAGCTAGCCTAAAACCTAGGCTAGCTTCTTAAATAGTCACTTGTTAATAACGATAACTTTGTAATAATAGCTTAACAACAGGTGGAATTATTTAATCACAAACATTTACATAAACAAACTCTTGAGCGACAGGTTGACCGGTTTCTTTTAACGTTACGAGAATTTGAAATCTATATTGCCCTTTTTCAGTAAATTTAATTTTAATTCGCTACAAGAAACAACAGATAGAGTAGTTTCAAGAATTGCTACACCATCGGTGAATGTTATTGGAACGAACATTCCTGGATCATTTGGTACGAAAATAAAAGACTCAAAATTATCTGCTTGATCCATATCTCCAACTGAAACAAAAACATCAATATCCGCACCATCTAGCGCTGGATCAGTATTAACAAAACAGACAGAAAATATCTCTTGTACATTTTCTATAACAGTATCAGCCAAAGTGTTAAAAATACAGACTGTCAAATCAACTACACCTCCTATTTGATTAGTTTGCTTTTCATATTGGAAGAGCATTATATTTTATTCTATAAACTATAATTAAGCTTGGACTAATCATGTGATACAAAAGAGGATTTTTCATGAGAATAAAACAACAATACTATATCCAATGATGACAAGGTATAGCATGCTAAATTTAGAGTGAGTGGTTTGGATATGATGATAAGAAATTGGGCGCTTACCCAATGAGTTGAAGGGAGAATGAAAAGGGTTTAACGTTTAATTGCAAACGAAGATCGAAAAGATGCAGGAAAGAAAAACATCTATTGAATGGTTTTTAGTCAAGGCTGACACTGTGACGGGGATAAGATTAAAAACAAAAGAAACCCCTCCAAATTATTCATGAAAGGAGGAATAAATGAGGAGGGTAGGGTGAAAATGGTTGTAATTTATAGTATGCAATATATTTGTTGCAAGGATGTACTAATGTACTAAGTCATTTACATTAATTTTGTAAAAAAATACGATGACAGTCACGGTTAAAGAAAAAACATACAAAGAAGTATTTATTTAACTCCACTAATATAAAATAAAATTACATCATGAGTATGGTTATTGAGATTATCAGCAAGAAAAATAACTTTATTTGTTAAAATAAATGGTGTTTTTTCTTATCCAGATAAGAAACCAGTCATTTCTTTATTTACTATGTTCCATTGATCTTGGTTGATTGAATGTCCAGCATCCTTAATTATTTTGTAGTTAAAATGATT from Cytobacillus sp. IB215665 carries:
- a CDS encoding arylamine N-acetyltransferase; translated protein: MNNAKLIDNVLGFLSVKRGDVNLELLNKLVRNHQMKVKWETLSKIIDWEKGERTGDFLPSVETYFERVIEKGMGGTCWTHSLGFHWLLSKLGFSVHYVYMDPGHLCLRVDLDTAYYIDVGYCAPLFQSYPMFESFQVLDGREQFNYVVSNEMIKVERKPGPTKTLNPEPVVLRDLQHIIKRSNDWQASPVLREIQVYGYIDGVPTHLKNNIIKQYFKYGKIECELNEEEREEWIIGRFGIDKSIYLNALSVYKEMMK
- a CDS encoding VOC family protein — protein: MFPGTLYETHVKTKNLDKAISFYKKLGMDLAYTITDRRVAFFWFDKNHKKEQMLGVWEVSDVDFNKSHFAFRISYEDMLNAREWLLDRRISPRAAFGLESTEPIVHTWVPTASLYFYDPDGNSLEFLCLLPEKKKVSNDVMYLSEWEQISLE
- a CDS encoding YciI family protein; amino-acid sequence: MWTEREHGIIQEHFDMLQRLLEVGKVLLAGRTLNMDSSGFGIVILEVASEDEAKKIMKEDPAVKENIMTAELFPYRVALYRNK
- a CDS encoding HXXEE domain-containing protein, with product MELELSNAIWLFVVIFMLHDFEEIITVEQWSNKYQHKVTGNNIWIKKKIRQFWNLNSNTFAKRDVIIFIMMCSITFIKIQFLHSSWSSILYLSFVVFVLIHNIAHVLQTLVLKAYTPGLYTAILLVTPYTIYLLGRML
- a CDS encoding phospholipase D-like domain-containing protein, producing MDRLIKKLLIVTLIFAIVSPSFQTGFAATQGEVVINEIAWMGTNVSSNDEWVELYNNTNTTISIDGWTLSSTDGTPTIHLNGDISPNGYFLLERTDDSTVSNVVADIVYTGALSNTSEILELRDDQNNLIDLVDNWYAGDSSTKATMERVDSTVSSIASNWKSSTTAYNEGFGTPKQKNSIVTTEPSGCNATDEQLNNVSNEIGAINVYFNKCVNIEDAITGNLANYNVNLENRLIQRLNEATTSIDMAAYEINLPRIVDTLIGKAAEGVDIRFIADSKDSDDPNNLERFQTMRLYVEKMVRGLDGVIGTPDDIRVFSDSPMFVVEDLVRRAEFGLPSDFTDFPEVTVQVGNTNETGYLFVEAEQKDINSYYSPNTQMHNKFAVVDDSWVFTGSWNYTVTGLYGTEENMQNGILDGNQQHVVEVNSSELASIYEVEFNEMWGSTSLNPDPVNANFNTRKADNTTHSVNINGKTIEVYFSSGDNALGRVQNIIKNEADHSAYFTIFAWSDQSILDELKYKWEGSYADLAGSLTGFDVKGVFDSSYWNQWWSASVDMTGRTATQSSVGNPNTRWANPAPVYQDNESRKLHSKTMLIDANSTSDPTVIIGSTNWSENGNNVNDENMLIIHDEAIVNQFLQEFNARYENASGF
- a CDS encoding aspartate/glutamate racemase family protein; translation: MIGILGGMGPKSTGPFIDNVVEQCQKIYGATYDIDFPHMMIYSCPTPFYIDRPINHEEMAKTIINGAKKLETTGVDFIAIPCNTAHLYFSKLKESISVPILNMIDETIKEIPINTRKVALLATAPTIQSGLYEQTFSLNDVEYVHKNSWQTCVNQIISAVKSGEISDGAQLWSKLCWELNEAVDTAILACTDLNIVSHQIPNDNNITIVDSSDCLARAVVNKYLSLSNPS
- a CDS encoding GNAT family protein, whose product is MILNTVDERVYLKLIEMKDADKVFELTHNSRSYLRKWLPWVDTTTGIEDTKAFIRSCISKYDEDKHMIMMVILYKEGVVGVAGYNQIDWLNKTAYIGYWLDEECQGFGIMTKVVKALTNYAFTEAGLKKVAIRPAENNEKSRAIPERLGFIEECRVRDADWIYDHPIDHIVYSITEKSWNN
- a CDS encoding sigma-70 family RNA polymerase sigma factor codes for the protein MAIGFRNKKSNKEMEDRFLYLINNNQEKMYKIAYSYVKNKDDALDIVQETVYKAYISYDKVKKAQYENTWLTKILINVSIDFIKKNKRVVSIDTNFIENLSDSRKDLVHEQIVVREALQKLNEKQKTVIILRYFEDMKLEEIAKILNLPVSTIKSTLYRALKEMNINLKE
- a CDS encoding DUF4179 domain-containing protein translates to MDKKMLSDLQKEYQEIRIPTELNHIVQMGIERGRTKKTKNNTNMIFKICASFSVALILFIAAVNASPTFANILKDIPYAGKLVKILQFNDGKSGGGFITDGTDISTIDSFETDGYENIFINFSQGDELQENVGAFKVRYDENPYTMTFEIGGARRFSAAENFEKILENNYVKDIYTIITLDDSTIRFVIEFEKPIEYIVEEREAPASIVIMFKEDKNFEEKKTYSLRTESYPNGPTIGTLEEEFFVKDETRILKDVDGLFFVEIQSFDSKEEAEKKLETLTKLTDKAILIEEKIGGTDSQSYPAEINNKN